In one Halorubrum sp. CBA1229 genomic region, the following are encoded:
- the dapF gene encoding diaminopimelate epimerase — MSTHAVPVEKYHGTGNDFLVVDASAESVGDRAAFARAHCDRETGVDGADFGAGDGTGDGASAGRRGADGVLFLSISERFDPTRVVMTLVQPDGSTATMCGNGARVVARWAHDRTGDREFMIDTQAGTRRASVNADATAATIEMGEPTFDPRWVPVARDEPLIDESVAGLTVTAVNTGVPHAVAFVDSGRDDPDGIDAVDLDAVAPPVRHADVFPEGANVNLAAVVDDGSGDGPAVIDQRTFERGVEGETRSCGTGAVAVVAAARRLGLIEGESAVSRPPGGELEITVPDAGHATLTGPVAREFAGSLPADPR; from the coding sequence ATGAGCACCCACGCCGTCCCGGTCGAGAAGTACCACGGCACGGGCAACGACTTCCTCGTCGTCGACGCGAGCGCGGAGAGCGTCGGCGACCGCGCGGCGTTCGCGCGCGCCCACTGCGACCGCGAGACGGGCGTCGACGGGGCGGACTTCGGCGCCGGAGACGGAACGGGAGACGGCGCGTCCGCCGGTCGCCGCGGCGCCGACGGCGTCCTCTTTTTAAGTATCTCGGAGCGGTTCGACCCGACCCGCGTCGTGATGACGCTCGTCCAGCCCGACGGCTCGACGGCGACGATGTGCGGCAACGGCGCGCGCGTCGTCGCGCGCTGGGCCCACGACCGGACCGGCGACCGCGAGTTCATGATCGACACGCAGGCGGGGACGCGCCGCGCCTCGGTGAACGCGGACGCGACCGCCGCGACCATCGAGATGGGCGAGCCGACGTTCGATCCCCGCTGGGTCCCGGTCGCCCGTGACGAGCCCCTGATCGACGAGTCGGTCGCGGGGCTCACCGTCACGGCCGTCAACACCGGCGTCCCGCACGCGGTCGCGTTCGTCGACAGCGGGCGCGACGACCCCGACGGCATCGACGCGGTCGACCTCGACGCCGTCGCCCCGCCGGTCCGCCACGCCGACGTCTTCCCCGAGGGCGCGAACGTGAACCTCGCCGCGGTGGTCGACGACGGGAGCGGCGACGGGCCCGCGGTCATCGACCAGCGCACCTTCGAGCGCGGCGTCGAGGGCGAGACCCGCTCGTGCGGCACCGGCGCGGTGGCGGTCGTCGCCGCCGCGCGCCGACTCGGCCTGATCGAGGGCGAGTCGGCCGTGAGCCGCCCGCCGGGCGGCGAGCTGGAGATCACGGTTCCCGACGCGGGCCACGCGACGCTGACGGGCCCCGTCGCCCGCGAGTTCGCCGGGAGCCTCCCCGCCGACCCGCGATGA
- the lysA gene encoding diaminopimelate decarboxylase: MSDRDAGPAADAGVDTADGNPPVRRVSDWDADRLADLAAEHGTPLYVQDLDRVRENCERLRDAFPDADVRYAVKAHTGRAVLEAVREAGLDAECASAGEVDRALAAGFGGDRLHYTAVNPPARDLDYVVGVTEAEPDLTVTVGAVDTLDRLAERGYDGRVCLRVNPGVGAGHHEKVRTGGAAKFGVPYDRAAEAAREAAERFDAVGIHAHAGSGIDPDQLDSHREMVARMGELARELTDPSDDAAPLDLEYVDVGGGFGVPYKEDEPPLDLSAVAEATREAVAPLPAGVDLAIEPGRYVVADAGVLLTRVNTVKPTPEERVVGADAGMTDLLRPAMYDAYHPIRNLGGGRGGDGGDAPAPDEREATPVTVAGPICETGDTLCRDRALADPARGDLLAVGVAGAYGYEMASQYNSRPRPAEVALDDGTATIARRRERLADLTAVEREAETPTGPTGGDR, from the coding sequence ATGAGCGACCGCGACGCGGGACCGGCGGCCGACGCCGGCGTCGACACCGCCGACGGCAACCCCCCGGTCCGGCGCGTGAGCGACTGGGACGCCGACCGGCTCGCCGACCTCGCGGCCGAGCACGGCACGCCCCTCTACGTGCAGGACCTCGACCGCGTGCGCGAGAACTGCGAGCGCCTGCGCGACGCCTTCCCGGACGCCGACGTCCGGTACGCCGTGAAGGCCCACACCGGACGGGCGGTCCTCGAAGCGGTCCGCGAGGCCGGGCTCGACGCCGAGTGCGCCTCGGCGGGCGAGGTCGACCGCGCGCTCGCGGCCGGCTTCGGCGGCGACCGGCTCCACTACACCGCGGTCAACCCGCCCGCCCGCGACCTCGACTACGTCGTCGGCGTCACCGAGGCGGAGCCCGACCTGACGGTCACCGTCGGCGCGGTCGACACCCTCGACCGCCTCGCCGAGCGCGGCTACGACGGCCGGGTCTGCCTCCGGGTGAACCCCGGCGTCGGCGCGGGCCACCACGAGAAGGTCCGGACCGGCGGCGCGGCGAAGTTCGGGGTCCCGTACGACCGCGCCGCGGAGGCGGCCCGCGAGGCCGCCGAGCGCTTCGACGCCGTCGGGATCCACGCCCACGCCGGCTCCGGTATCGACCCCGACCAGCTCGACAGCCACCGCGAGATGGTCGCTCGGATGGGCGAGCTGGCGCGCGAACTGACCGACCCGAGTGACGATGCCGCTCCTCTCGACCTCGAGTACGTCGACGTCGGCGGCGGGTTCGGCGTCCCTTATAAAGAGGACGAGCCGCCGCTCGACCTCTCGGCGGTCGCCGAGGCGACCCGCGAGGCCGTCGCGCCGCTCCCCGCGGGCGTCGACCTCGCGATCGAGCCCGGCCGGTACGTCGTCGCCGACGCGGGCGTCCTCCTGACGCGCGTGAACACGGTGAAACCGACTCCGGAGGAGCGGGTCGTCGGCGCCGATGCCGGCATGACGGACCTGCTCCGGCCGGCGATGTACGACGCGTACCACCCGATCCGCAACCTCGGCGGCGGACGGGGCGGCGACGGGGGCGACGCCCCGGCCCCCGACGAGCGGGAGGCAACCCCTGTCACAGTCGCCGGACCTATCTGTGAGACCGGCGATACCCTCTGTAGAGACCGAGCGCTCGCCGACCCGGCACGCGGGGACCTCCTCGCGGTCGGTGTCGCGGGCGCGTACGGATACGAGATGGCGAGCCAATACAACTCACGACCGCGACCGGCGGAGGTCGCGCTCGACGACGGAACCGCGACGATAGCCCGGCGCCGGGAGCGCCTCGCCGACCTGACGGCGGTCGAGCGGGAGGCCGAGACGCCGACCGGACCGACGGGGGGCGACCGATGA
- a CDS encoding ABC transporter permease, translated as MATKKPEQFDRVDWSELSQSSRFDLSINSIGMLAATLPLALLWLYDYLFVGEREATFQAIGLSRNLDPLDYFFIFTLFLFFFYLVLPLYQNPRMTRYYWKEFRRNRPAVVSLGWLGVVFVGGLLGPLVISAPEQSILTGHQPPVFLSINEANVATCVGDVVNGRCQGTWQHPLGTTRGGKDVFAGIVYGMTISMQIAFITTTIVAAIGITFGTVSAYAGGWVDELMMRFVDIILSFPTFLMFLLILYIYGAGLGMFILVFSAFAWGGTARYVRSKSLSVSEEEFIKATRISGASTYRVVRKHVVPNVASSIITQLTLLIPGFLLAEAQLAFLGIGDSSVPSWGQLISAGRSDLSFAPWIVLAPGIVLFLTILAFNFIGDALLDALNPEAEPESA; from the coding sequence ATGGCAACCAAGAAACCGGAGCAGTTCGACCGCGTCGACTGGAGCGAGCTCTCCCAGTCGAGCCGGTTCGACCTGTCGATAAACTCGATCGGGATGCTGGCGGCGACGCTGCCGCTGGCGCTCCTCTGGCTGTACGACTACCTGTTCGTCGGCGAGCGGGAGGCGACGTTCCAAGCGATCGGCCTCAGCAGGAACCTCGACCCGCTGGACTACTTCTTCATTTTCACGCTGTTCCTGTTCTTCTTCTACCTGGTCTTACCGCTGTACCAGAACCCGCGGATGACCCGGTACTACTGGAAGGAGTTCAGGCGGAACCGCCCCGCGGTCGTCAGCCTCGGCTGGCTCGGCGTCGTGTTCGTCGGCGGGCTCCTCGGGCCGCTCGTGATCAGCGCGCCGGAACAGAGCATCCTCACCGGCCATCAGCCGCCGGTGTTCCTCTCGATCAACGAGGCGAACGTCGCGACCTGCGTCGGCGACGTCGTGAACGGACGGTGTCAGGGGACGTGGCAGCACCCCCTCGGGACCACGCGCGGCGGGAAAGACGTCTTCGCCGGCATCGTCTACGGGATGACGATCAGCATGCAGATCGCCTTCATCACGACGACGATCGTCGCGGCGATCGGCATCACGTTCGGCACCGTCAGCGCGTACGCGGGCGGGTGGGTCGACGAGCTCATGATGCGGTTCGTCGACATCATCCTCTCGTTCCCGACGTTCCTGATGTTCCTGCTCATCCTGTACATCTACGGCGCCGGGCTCGGGATGTTCATCCTCGTCTTCTCGGCGTTCGCGTGGGGCGGCACCGCGCGGTACGTGCGCAGTAAGTCGCTGTCCGTCTCCGAGGAGGAGTTCATCAAGGCGACGCGGATCAGCGGCGCGAGCACCTACCGCGTGGTGCGGAAACACGTGGTTCCGAACGTGGCGAGCAGCATCATCACGCAGCTCACGCTGCTCATCCCCGGCTTCCTGCTCGCGGAGGCGCAGCTCGCGTTCCTCGGGATCGGCGACTCGTCGGTCCCCTCGTGGGGACAGCTGATCTCCGCCGGCCGGAGCGACCTCTCGTTCGCGCCGTGGATCGTGCTGGCGCCCGGTATCGTGCTGTTCCTGACCATCCTGGCGTTCAACTTCATCGGCGACGCGCTGCTGGACGCCCTGAACCCCGAAGCGGAGCCGGAGAGCGCATAA
- a CDS encoding M20/M25/M40 family metallo-hydrolase, which translates to MSRRSFDPVSFLETAVRTPSHESVDETRELVVETLDRRGVESEVVAGGCVLATKRSPAPDAGPHLVANTHLDTVTPHVPFERGEARADERPGAAREGDAPDEVIRGRGACDAKGPLAALLSGFLAADPERGRLTLALTPDEETLSLGAAALTGRSPGTEDRLDGDLFLVGEPTGLDACTAAKGRFQGTVELSGVAAHAAEFAGANAVAAAEGALAAIRTFDDGADEHPQLGPPKLTPTVIEGGAATNQVPADCEITVDRRSVPPETAVGFRSSLASAVRARVPDDVGVDVALTDRESPFFEAFSTPPDHELVEAVAGAARAAADATGLPADRGGSARPFGAATEASYFAPAPTVVFGPGDLADDAGAVAHAEREYVRVREVEAAALTVERAIAELLGDAASRG; encoded by the coding sequence ATGAGCCGACGGTCGTTCGACCCCGTCTCCTTCCTCGAAACGGCCGTCCGGACGCCCTCACACGAGTCCGTCGACGAGACCCGCGAGCTCGTCGTCGAGACGCTGGACCGACGCGGCGTCGAGAGCGAGGTCGTCGCCGGCGGCTGCGTGCTCGCGACGAAGCGCTCGCCCGCGCCCGACGCGGGGCCGCACCTCGTGGCGAACACCCACCTCGACACGGTGACGCCGCACGTCCCGTTCGAGCGCGGGGAAGCGCGCGCGGACGAGCGGCCGGGGGCCGCGCGAGAGGGCGATGCCCCCGACGAGGTGATCCGCGGCCGCGGCGCCTGCGACGCGAAGGGGCCGCTCGCGGCGCTCCTGTCGGGCTTCCTCGCGGCCGACCCGGAACGCGGCCGGCTCACGCTCGCGCTCACGCCGGACGAGGAGACGCTGTCGCTCGGCGCGGCGGCGCTGACCGGGCGCTCGCCCGGGACCGAAGACCGGCTCGACGGCGACCTGTTCCTTGTCGGCGAGCCGACCGGGCTCGACGCGTGCACCGCCGCGAAGGGGCGGTTCCAAGGGACTGTCGAGCTGTCGGGCGTCGCCGCCCACGCCGCGGAGTTCGCCGGCGCGAACGCGGTCGCGGCCGCCGAGGGGGCGCTCGCGGCGATCCGGACCTTCGACGACGGCGCCGACGAGCACCCGCAGCTCGGCCCACCGAAGCTCACGCCGACCGTCATCGAGGGCGGCGCGGCGACGAACCAGGTGCCGGCGGACTGCGAGATCACCGTCGACCGGCGGAGCGTCCCGCCGGAGACGGCCGTGGGGTTCCGCTCGTCGCTCGCGTCGGCGGTGCGGGCGCGGGTCCCCGACGACGTCGGCGTCGACGTCGCGCTCACCGACCGGGAGTCGCCCTTCTTCGAGGCGTTCTCGACACCCCCCGACCACGAACTCGTCGAGGCGGTCGCCGGCGCGGCGCGGGCGGCCGCCGACGCGACCGGGCTCCCCGCCGATCGTGGGGGGTCCGCGCGGCCCTTCGGGGCGGCGACGGAGGCGTCGTACTTCGCGCCGGCGCCGACGGTCGTCTTCGGTCCCGGCGACCTCGCCGACGACGCGGGGGCGGTCGCGCACGCCGAGCGTGAGTACGTCCGCGTCAGAGAGGTGGAAGCGGCCGCGCTGACTGTCGAACGGGCGATCGCGGAGCTGCTGGGCGACGCCGCATCGAGGGGCTGA
- a CDS encoding NYN domain-containing protein — translation MTDIHPDQRVAVLADSQNLYHSAQSFYSRNIDYSGLLEAAVNDRALVRAIAYVIRADSPEEESFFEALRDIGFETKIKEIKTFADGSKKADWDLGMSLDAVSLASHVDTVVLCTGDGDFARLCSHLRHEGVRVEAMGFGNSAADELIEAADDFVDLADEEETFLL, via the coding sequence ATGACCGATATCCATCCCGACCAGCGCGTCGCGGTGCTCGCCGACTCACAGAACCTGTACCACTCCGCCCAGAGCTTTTACTCGCGGAATATCGACTACTCGGGGCTGCTCGAGGCCGCCGTCAACGACCGGGCGCTCGTCCGCGCCATCGCGTACGTGATCCGGGCCGACTCGCCGGAGGAGGAGAGCTTCTTCGAGGCGCTCCGCGACATCGGGTTCGAGACGAAGATCAAGGAGATCAAGACGTTCGCCGACGGCTCGAAGAAGGCCGACTGGGACCTCGGAATGAGCCTCGACGCCGTCTCGCTCGCCAGTCACGTCGACACCGTCGTCCTCTGTACCGGCGACGGCGACTTCGCCCGCCTCTGCTCGCACCTCCGCCACGAGGGGGTCCGCGTCGAGGCGATGGGGTTCGGGAACTCCGCGGCCGACGAGCTGATCGAGGCCGCCGACGACTTCGTCGACCTCGCGGACGAAGAGGAGACGTTCCTCTTATAA
- a CDS encoding ABC transporter permease, protein MGFGKYVGARVLWAVVVSLIITTITFLLLAAAPNPAIREAATQAALQGGDPSAAVERERELRGLNQPLYVRYMDFIRSVYTLDWGWSQSRSQPVIEALGQALYYTAQYSIPWTILTITLGPLVGVYSAANMYSWRDHAATGFAFFGYAIPNFFFGIILLLIFGVWFEVVPISYDTSVAVFSLENARQLILPVFVLVTGSIGATMRVSRNESAEFQNSDFMKTAKAKGVSPLRAYAYHVMRPTMVPLSTTLVGQLLALFIGSSLLVEVVFGIPGLGRLTYEALLSQDTNLVLGSTLVFTFVAVVGNLLEDLVFTVLDPRINYDDR, encoded by the coding sequence ATGGGATTCGGAAAGTACGTCGGCGCACGCGTGCTGTGGGCCGTAGTCGTCTCGCTGATCATCACCACGATCACGTTCCTCCTGCTCGCGGCCGCGCCCAATCCGGCGATCCGCGAGGCGGCGACGCAGGCCGCGCTGCAGGGCGGCGACCCGTCGGCCGCGGTCGAGCGGGAGCGTGAGCTCCGCGGCCTCAACCAGCCGCTGTACGTCCGGTATATGGACTTCATCCGGAGCGTCTACACGCTCGACTGGGGCTGGTCACAGAGCCGCAGCCAGCCGGTGATCGAGGCGCTGGGGCAGGCGCTCTACTACACCGCGCAGTACTCGATCCCGTGGACGATCCTCACGATAACCCTCGGACCGCTCGTCGGCGTCTACTCGGCGGCGAACATGTACAGCTGGCGCGACCACGCGGCGACCGGCTTCGCCTTCTTCGGGTACGCGATCCCGAACTTCTTCTTCGGGATCATCCTGCTTCTGATCTTCGGGGTCTGGTTCGAGGTCGTCCCGATCTCGTACGACACGAGCGTCGCGGTGTTCAGCCTCGAAAACGCCAGACAGCTGATCCTGCCCGTGTTCGTACTCGTGACGGGCTCGATCGGCGCGACGATGCGCGTCTCCCGGAACGAGTCCGCGGAGTTCCAGAACTCGGACTTCATGAAGACGGCGAAGGCGAAGGGCGTCTCGCCGCTGCGCGCGTACGCCTACCACGTGATGCGCCCGACGATGGTGCCGCTGTCGACGACCCTCGTCGGGCAGCTGCTCGCGCTGTTCATCGGCTCGTCGCTGCTCGTGGAGGTCGTGTTCGGCATCCCCGGGCTCGGCCGACTGACGTACGAGGCGCTGCTCTCGCAGGACACCAACCTCGTGTTGGGGTCGACGCTCGTGTTCACGTTCGTCGCCGTCGTCGGTAACCTGTTGGAGGACCTCGTGTTCACCGTGCTCGACCCGCGGATCAACTACGACGACAGATAA
- a CDS encoding ABC transporter substrate-binding protein, whose translation MSRRHTDGGTDGRRLGRRQWLSMLGVGGATALAGCSGSGDGGDGSDGNETDGSDGSDGGTDRSTYSTAAAASFTTLNPIYNDENGAGNAIARALDQGYTFNADNEYVPLLYDMSTEDGEVWTFEVREGLEFSDPYGEVTASDFVYLIQEIHQGGWASSVSATYWTGVEVEQTGEYEFQATLGSPSLLWPESYEPLLYPIPEDLLQPYVEEEDAEGLRQDEELLELHFSGNLGPYVLDEWQRDGGTQYSRNDDYYLQDADDLPDVFNEAPYFEEAEIQVLGEQASRLGALETGAVDSAAIPPERVQEYREKDGIYVNRVPQPYNEKLSVNMRDNGWTTGPGNMFRHIPFRQAMAAAIDKQSLIQGVFRDFAETHFTWQPRFSNFYPPEEDIPRFGVGENYGSEYARGLAEEAFEQSEYDYGFDGETMVDPDGNQVQLSLYHSAGQETEQLMGEFIAQELGSNLGIDVSLEAIDGTRFDTEYYTTTDFPTPERNEEGEVTNVPDELVDTVNGEEVEWTSPTATNPGPRNITGNEDWDMEIVYGLNTFPRNPLTNSVFFDGPTGSYNPVGYYPEFDARELFDTAEQATSEEELADALVDIFVNLAEEQPYIMLAFPDSTVGYREGLEGPVEDFSNGWNLPAWRYEQ comes from the coding sequence ATGTCACGGCGACACACTGACGGCGGTACCGACGGTCGGCGTCTCGGACGTCGGCAGTGGCTCTCCATGCTCGGCGTCGGCGGCGCGACCGCGCTCGCCGGCTGCTCGGGAAGCGGCGACGGCGGGGATGGAAGCGACGGCAACGAGACCGACGGCTCGGACGGCTCGGACGGCGGCACCGACCGTTCCACGTATTCGACGGCCGCCGCGGCCTCCTTCACGACGCTCAACCCGATCTACAACGACGAAAACGGCGCCGGTAACGCGATCGCTCGAGCGCTCGACCAGGGGTACACGTTCAACGCGGACAACGAGTACGTCCCGCTCCTCTACGACATGTCCACCGAGGACGGCGAGGTGTGGACGTTCGAGGTCCGCGAGGGGCTGGAGTTCAGCGACCCGTACGGCGAGGTGACCGCGAGCGACTTCGTCTACCTGATCCAGGAGATCCACCAGGGGGGATGGGCCAGTTCGGTCAGCGCGACGTACTGGACTGGCGTGGAAGTCGAACAGACCGGCGAGTACGAGTTCCAGGCCACCCTCGGGAGCCCGTCGCTCCTCTGGCCGGAAAGCTACGAGCCGCTCCTCTACCCGATCCCGGAGGACCTCCTCCAACCGTACGTCGAGGAGGAGGACGCCGAGGGGCTCCGGCAGGACGAGGAGCTGCTCGAGCTCCATTTTTCCGGCAACCTCGGCCCGTACGTGCTCGACGAGTGGCAGCGCGACGGCGGTACCCAGTACAGCCGCAACGACGACTACTACCTCCAGGACGCCGACGACCTCCCGGACGTGTTCAACGAGGCCCCGTACTTCGAGGAGGCGGAGATCCAGGTACTCGGCGAACAGGCCTCCCGGCTCGGCGCGCTGGAGACCGGCGCGGTCGACTCCGCGGCCATCCCGCCGGAGCGCGTTCAGGAGTACCGGGAGAAAGACGGGATCTACGTCAACCGGGTCCCGCAGCCGTACAACGAGAAGCTCTCGGTCAACATGCGCGATAACGGCTGGACGACGGGACCGGGAAACATGTTCCGGCACATCCCGTTCCGGCAGGCGATGGCCGCCGCGATCGACAAGCAGAGCCTGATCCAGGGCGTCTTTCGCGACTTCGCGGAGACGCACTTCACGTGGCAGCCCCGCTTCAGTAACTTCTACCCGCCCGAAGAGGACATCCCCCGGTTCGGCGTCGGCGAGAACTACGGGAGCGAGTACGCCCGCGGCCTCGCGGAGGAGGCGTTCGAGCAGTCGGAGTACGACTACGGCTTCGACGGGGAGACGATGGTCGACCCCGACGGCAACCAGGTCCAGCTCAGCCTCTACCACAGCGCGGGGCAGGAGACCGAGCAACTGATGGGCGAGTTCATCGCGCAGGAGCTCGGCAGCAACCTCGGAATCGACGTGAGCCTCGAGGCCATCGACGGCACGCGGTTCGACACCGAGTACTACACCACGACGGACTTTCCCACGCCCGAGCGAAACGAGGAGGGCGAGGTCACCAACGTCCCGGACGAACTCGTCGACACCGTGAACGGCGAGGAGGTCGAGTGGACGTCCCCGACAGCGACGAATCCCGGACCGCGAAACATCACCGGCAACGAGGACTGGGACATGGAGATCGTGTACGGACTGAACACGTTCCCGCGGAACCCGCTCACCAACAGCGTCTTCTTCGACGGCCCGACCGGGTCCTACAATCCGGTCGGCTACTACCCCGAATTCGACGCGCGGGAACTGTTCGATACCGCCGAACAGGCGACGAGCGAGGAGGAACTGGCCGACGCGCTCGTTGACATCTTCGTCAACCTCGCGGAGGAGCAGCCGTACATCATGCTCGCGTTCCCCGACAGCACGGTCGGCTACCGCGAGGGGCTCGAAGGCCCCGTCGAGGACTTCTCGAACGGCTGGAACCTCCCGGCGTGGAGATACGAGCAGTAG
- a CDS encoding 2,3,4,5-tetrahydropyridine-2,6-dicarboxylate N-succinyltransferase: MTLESDVSDLWDRYQEGLTAADATAEDAEVLESFLSALEAGEVRAAEKTGDDVTTWEANEWVKRGILLNFGLRETEPREHGGVTYYDVLPLRDTADLGERGTRNTPDGTVIRRGAYLGSDCIMMSPSFVNMGAHVGDGTLVDSCDTVGSCAQLGENVKLGANTLIGGVLEPVEDAPVVVEDGVSLGAGCRVTSGFRVGENSIVGENTLLTPRIPVYDLVEEEIIYGHLPADRRAFTRMVESSVGDHELFEGGAYKPAVVATHVEEDTLEATRREDALRE; this comes from the coding sequence ATGACGCTCGAATCCGACGTATCCGACCTGTGGGACCGCTATCAGGAGGGGCTGACCGCCGCCGACGCGACGGCCGAGGACGCCGAGGTCCTCGAGTCGTTCCTCTCGGCGCTGGAGGCCGGCGAGGTCCGCGCCGCCGAGAAGACCGGCGACGACGTGACCACCTGGGAGGCCAACGAGTGGGTCAAGCGGGGGATCCTGCTGAACTTCGGTCTGCGCGAGACCGAGCCCCGCGAGCACGGCGGCGTCACCTACTACGACGTGCTCCCGCTGCGCGACACCGCCGACCTCGGCGAGCGCGGCACCCGGAACACCCCCGACGGCACCGTCATCCGCCGCGGCGCGTACCTCGGGAGCGACTGCATCATGATGAGCCCCTCGTTCGTCAACATGGGCGCGCACGTCGGCGACGGCACCCTCGTCGACTCCTGCGACACGGTCGGCTCCTGCGCGCAGCTCGGCGAGAACGTCAAGCTCGGCGCCAACACGTTGATCGGCGGCGTCCTCGAACCCGTCGAGGACGCGCCGGTCGTCGTCGAGGACGGCGTCTCGCTCGGCGCGGGCTGCCGGGTCACCTCGGGCTTCCGCGTCGGCGAGAACTCGATCGTCGGCGAGAACACCCTGCTCACCCCCCGCATCCCCGTCTACGACCTCGTCGAGGAGGAGATAATCTACGGCCACCTCCCGGCCGACCGCCGGGCGTTCACCCGGATGGTGGAGTCGTCCGTCGGCGACCACGAGCTGTTCGAGGGCGGCGCGTACAAGCCCGCGGTCGTCGCGACCCACGTCGAGGAGGACACGCTGGAGGCGACGCGGCGCGAGGACGCCCTCCGCGAATGA
- a CDS encoding ABC transporter ATP-binding protein — MSTPLLEVDDLTTTFGTDNGELTAVDGIDFSVNEGETVCIVGESGSGKTVATESVTRIVKEPPGRVEGSVRFNGRDLLEMSEPELREIRGYEIAHIFQNPQEAMNHCYTVGWQIVEALQIHRDVSDEEARAKAIDLLDKVGIANASSRFDDYPHEFSGGQKQRVMIAMALVGDPDLLIADEPTTALDVTVQAQILRLLDDLQEEFDMGILFVTHDLGVVAEIADRIVVMYAGKVMERGDVLDIFERPAHPYTQRLLNCLPEIGGRKGGIPGTLPDPLDPPDGCRFAPRCEHAVDACVTGDQPEEIEVNPGQRASCVHYRPGRDDSVVRDGIPDAGADGEGVSSADD; from the coding sequence ATGTCCACCCCACTGCTCGAGGTCGACGACCTCACGACGACGTTCGGCACCGACAACGGAGAGCTCACCGCGGTCGACGGGATCGACTTCTCGGTCAACGAGGGCGAGACCGTCTGTATCGTCGGCGAGTCGGGATCCGGGAAGACGGTCGCGACGGAGTCGGTGACGCGGATTGTCAAGGAGCCGCCGGGCCGCGTCGAGGGGTCGGTTCGGTTCAATGGCCGCGACCTGCTGGAGATGAGCGAGCCCGAGCTCCGCGAGATCCGGGGGTACGAGATCGCGCACATCTTCCAGAACCCGCAGGAGGCGATGAACCACTGTTACACCGTCGGGTGGCAGATCGTCGAGGCGCTGCAGATCCACCGCGACGTCTCCGACGAGGAGGCGCGCGCGAAGGCGATCGACCTGCTGGACAAGGTCGGCATCGCGAACGCCAGCTCTCGGTTCGACGACTACCCCCACGAGTTCTCCGGCGGACAGAAGCAGCGCGTGATGATCGCCATGGCGCTCGTCGGCGACCCGGACCTGCTGATCGCGGACGAGCCGACGACGGCGCTGGACGTGACGGTGCAGGCGCAGATCCTCCGGCTCCTCGACGACCTCCAAGAGGAGTTCGACATGGGAATCCTGTTCGTCACGCACGATCTCGGCGTCGTCGCCGAGATCGCCGACCGCATCGTCGTGATGTACGCCGGCAAGGTGATGGAGCGCGGCGACGTGCTCGACATCTTCGAGCGCCCCGCGCACCCGTACACGCAGCGGCTGCTCAACTGCCTCCCCGAGATCGGGGGACGGAAGGGAGGGATTCCCGGTACGCTCCCCGACCCCCTCGATCCCCCGGACGGCTGCCGGTTCGCCCCGCGGTGCGAGCACGCGGTCGACGCCTGCGTGACCGGCGACCAGCCGGAGGAGATCGAGGTGAACCCGGGACAGCGCGCCTCGTGCGTCCACTACCGCCCCGGGCGCGACGACTCGGTCGTCCGCGACGGGATCCCGGACGCGGGCGCCGACGGCGAGGGGGTGAGCTCCGCCGATGACTGA